Proteins from a genomic interval of Micromonospora sp. NBC_00389:
- a CDS encoding IS607 family transposase: MRLSGWVARNGVHYQTAWRWARDGKMPVPVVRTATGTWLVQEPGTLATGRVVAYCRVSSSDQNPDLDRQVARVVVGVTKLGLAVGEVVTEVGSGLNGRRRKLARVLADPEAVVIVVEHRDRLARFGVEHLEAALAASGHRLIVLDAQEASDDPVRDMTEVLTSMRARLYGRRSARHRADAALRAAEAAGDVG, translated from the coding sequence GTGAGGTTGAGCGGGTGGGTGGCACGCAACGGCGTGCACTACCAGACCGCGTGGCGGTGGGCCAGGGACGGCAAGATGCCCGTGCCAGTGGTGCGCACCGCTACCGGGACCTGGCTGGTGCAGGAGCCGGGCACCCTCGCGACCGGCCGGGTGGTGGCGTACTGCCGGGTGTCCTCGTCGGACCAGAATCCAGACTTGGATCGGCAGGTTGCCCGTGTGGTTGTGGGAGTGACCAAGCTCGGGCTTGCCGTGGGCGAAGTCGTCACCGAGGTCGGCTCCGGGCTGAACGGCCGGCGGCGCAAACTCGCCCGCGTGCTGGCTGACCCCGAAGCGGTGGTGATCGTGGTGGAGCACCGCGACCGCCTGGCCCGTTTCGGTGTGGAGCACCTGGAGGCCGCCCTCGCCGCGTCCGGGCATCGCCTGATCGTCCTCGACGCGCAGGAAGCCAGCGATGACCCGGTGCGGGACATGACCGAGGTGCTGACCTCGATGCGTGCCCGCCTGTACGGCCGCCGCTCGGCCCGACACCGGGCCGACGCCGCGTTGCGGGCAGCTGAGGCCGCGGGGGATGTCGGGTGA
- a CDS encoding saccharopine dehydrogenase family protein, whose product MGSGQTVAVFGAYGHTGRFVVTELRDRGYVPLLLGRDAGKLQALATSHPGLEYRVASVDDPASLDQALRGAAAVINCAGPFASTAAPVIEAALRTGIPYVDVAAEIEANLDTFTHFTDRAQAAGVAVVPAMAFFGGLGDLLVTTAMGDWVAADEAHVAYGLSSWHPTAGTLASGTVSRQRRDGQRVRYTGGRLEYYLDERDLPILEWDFPAPMGTRTVLGEFAMADVVTVPSHLSIPEVRTYMTTDAAKDLAARDTPAPTAVDERGRSAQTFTVDVIVRSGDTQRRVVASGQDIYAISAPLAVEAVHRILGSQTSASGVASAGEIFDAPDFLRALSAYISLEPRQESRVPQFA is encoded by the coding sequence ATGGGTTCGGGTCAGACCGTGGCGGTATTCGGTGCGTACGGACACACCGGGCGGTTCGTGGTGACGGAGTTGCGCGATCGCGGGTACGTCCCGCTTCTCCTCGGTCGCGACGCGGGCAAGCTCCAGGCGCTGGCGACGTCGCATCCAGGGCTCGAGTACCGGGTGGCGTCGGTAGACGATCCGGCCTCGCTCGACCAGGCATTGAGGGGTGCGGCCGCGGTCATCAACTGCGCCGGCCCGTTCGCCTCGACCGCGGCGCCGGTGATCGAGGCCGCCCTGCGGACCGGGATCCCGTACGTGGACGTGGCGGCCGAGATCGAGGCCAACCTCGACACGTTCACGCACTTCACCGACCGCGCTCAGGCCGCGGGCGTCGCGGTGGTCCCGGCGATGGCCTTCTTCGGCGGACTCGGCGATCTGCTGGTCACGACGGCGATGGGCGATTGGGTCGCGGCCGACGAGGCGCACGTCGCGTACGGCCTGAGCAGTTGGCACCCCACGGCCGGGACCCTCGCCTCCGGCACCGTCTCCCGGCAACGGCGCGATGGCCAACGTGTCCGCTACACCGGTGGCCGGCTGGAGTATTACCTCGACGAGCGCGACCTGCCGATTCTGGAGTGGGACTTCCCCGCTCCGATGGGCACCCGGACGGTCCTCGGTGAGTTCGCGATGGCCGATGTCGTCACCGTCCCCAGCCACCTGTCCATCCCCGAGGTGCGCACGTACATGACCACCGACGCGGCCAAGGACCTGGCCGCGCGAGACACACCCGCACCGACTGCGGTCGACGAGCGCGGCCGGTCCGCGCAGACGTTCACCGTGGACGTCATCGTGCGCTCCGGCGACACGCAGCGACGCGTCGTCGCCAGCGGCCAGGACATCTACGCCATCAGCGCACCGCTGGCGGTGGAAGCGGTCCATCGCATTCTCGGCAGTCAGACGAGCGCGAGCGGCGTCGCTTCCGCTGGCGAGATCTTCGACGCGCCCGACTTCCTCCGCGCCCTGTCCGCGTACATCTCGCTCGAACCGCGCCAGGAGTCTCGCGTGCCACAGTTCGCCTGA
- a CDS encoding carboxylesterase/lipase family protein, with amino-acid sequence MQSQSGLVRGVATPQFDQFLGLPYAAPPVRELRFAAPAAPESWRGIRSADRQSPACLQFEPTGIREEQAVSEDCLYLDVYRPRNVAKNAKLPVMVWFHGGGHTQGTGVIYGGGTMADKTDTIIVSVNYRLGALGFLAHPALSAVTNGGSGNYGRMDQLASAQWVRDNIANFGGDRNNVTIYGQSAGGQAVCDMLAMPAAKGLFHKAIVQSQQCLATRNTLAAGEQRGVGFAESVGCTDAATVVNCLRAAWPAKLIANQANYLGNSKVGGSLLPKSFPDALADGTWNKVPVMTGTTRSENRLTETALAGITAQGYVDTIKREYGDKADRVLELYPLSKFKSPWDAITQVHTDAGRACLTERAAQVISTKTPLYRYEFNDPTSPTLYGFRVPGEDVSNGHSGELAYLFDFTLGERPLTAQQERLSDQMMRYWGAFAHNGNPNYRGAPAWPTYGAENVLQLRTGGASRVINTFSADHNCGFWLS; translated from the coding sequence GTGCAGAGCCAGAGCGGGCTCGTCCGTGGCGTCGCGACGCCCCAGTTCGACCAGTTCCTCGGGCTGCCGTACGCGGCGCCTCCCGTACGCGAACTCCGGTTCGCCGCTCCGGCCGCGCCGGAGTCGTGGCGGGGAATCCGGTCGGCCGATCGGCAGTCCCCGGCGTGCCTGCAGTTCGAGCCGACCGGCATCCGCGAGGAGCAGGCGGTCAGCGAGGACTGCCTCTACCTGGACGTCTACCGGCCGCGCAACGTCGCGAAGAACGCCAAGCTGCCGGTCATGGTCTGGTTCCACGGCGGAGGTCACACCCAGGGCACCGGCGTCATCTACGGCGGCGGAACGATGGCCGACAAGACCGACACCATCATCGTCTCGGTCAACTACCGCCTCGGGGCGCTCGGCTTCCTGGCCCACCCCGCACTCAGCGCGGTCACGAACGGCGGCTCCGGCAACTACGGCCGGATGGACCAGCTGGCGTCTGCCCAGTGGGTCCGCGACAACATCGCCAACTTCGGCGGCGACCGGAACAACGTGACGATCTACGGTCAGTCCGCCGGTGGACAGGCCGTCTGCGACATGCTGGCCATGCCGGCGGCCAAGGGGCTGTTCCACAAGGCGATCGTGCAGAGCCAGCAGTGCCTGGCCACCCGGAACACGCTCGCGGCCGGTGAGCAGCGGGGCGTCGGATTCGCCGAGTCGGTGGGTTGCACCGATGCCGCCACCGTCGTGAACTGCCTGCGCGCGGCGTGGCCCGCGAAGCTCATCGCCAACCAGGCGAACTACCTCGGCAACTCGAAGGTGGGCGGCTCGCTGCTCCCCAAGTCGTTCCCCGACGCGCTCGCCGACGGCACCTGGAACAAGGTCCCGGTGATGACCGGCACCACGCGCTCCGAGAACCGTCTCACCGAGACCGCCCTCGCCGGAATCACCGCGCAGGGCTACGTCGACACGATCAAGCGCGAGTACGGCGACAAGGCCGACCGCGTCCTCGAGCTGTACCCGCTGAGCAAGTTCAAGAGCCCGTGGGACGCCATCACCCAGGTGCACACCGACGCCGGGCGCGCGTGCCTCACCGAGCGGGCCGCTCAGGTGATCTCGACCAAGACCCCGCTCTACCGCTACGAGTTCAACGACCCGACCTCGCCGACCCTCTACGGGTTCCGCGTCCCGGGTGAGGACGTCTCCAACGGACACAGCGGCGAGCTCGCCTACCTGTTCGACTTCACCCTCGGGGAGCGGCCCCTGACCGCGCAGCAGGAGCGGCTGTCGGACCAGATGATGCGGTACTGGGGCGCCTTCGCCCACAACGGGAACCCGAACTACCGGGGTGCCCCGGCGTGGCCGACCTACGGTGCCGAGAACGTGCTGCAGCTGCGCACCGGCGGAGCGAGCCGCGTGATCAACACCTTCTCGGCGGACCACAACTGCGGCTTCTGGCTCAGCTGA